The following nucleotide sequence is from Synechococcus sp. KORDI-52.
ATAGGCCCATCCTTTCATTTCCCCCAGCAGCAGCAGGCTGCCGCTGGCGGCTTGCCGGGCCACCACCAGGCGCAGACTCCACAATCCCAGGGGGCGGCTCACCTTCAACCTCAGCAGCAGTTCCCGTTTGCGGGCTTCGGCTTCCAGTTGCTCAAGCATTGATCGGGATCTGGCCGTTGTTCATGGTGCTTACCGAGCGCACCGCCTTCAGCGGTAGCTGCCCGTAGAGATGGGGGAACAGTTCGCCGCTGGGGATGGCATCGGCCCGCAGGGGGGCGTTCACAGTGGCGGGATCAATCTCCAGCAGCAGCACCTCGCCAGCGTCGGTGTAGAACCGCTCAAAGGTGGCCTTCACCTGCTCCTTCCAGGAGCAGTGGATGAAGCCCACCTGCTCCAAGCTCATTCCCCGGGTGGAGATGCGGTAGCTGCCGCTGGCCTGGGCGGCCTGCCAGTCGGCCTTGAGGGCCAGGTGAAACAGGGGTTGATCCAGGGGCACCGCCACGGCATCGGCGGGGAAGTGGTGTTGTTGTCCCCCGGCACTCCAGGGGTCGGCCCGCTGCATCAGCCGCTCGAAGCGGGGATCCTCAAGGAAATGCTGGAGCCAGTGGCGCAGGGCCTCCAGGGTGTTGTCGTTGTCGAATCCCTCGGGATCGGCGATGCGCCACTGCCGCACGAACGGCCAGAGGGCGGCATCCGCCAGCGAGCAGTGCTCGCCCAGC
It contains:
- a CDS encoding DUF952 domain-containing protein — protein: MLPILYSFRRCPYAMRARWALLEAGLLVQWREIALKAKPAEMLTVSPKGTVPVLVLPDGNVIEESLAVMHWALDQADPRELSNAGDASALIEQNDGTFKHHLDRFKYNDRYPGTKKEEQRAAGLAILHCWNQRIADQGWLLGEHCSLADAALWPFVRQWRIADPEGFDNDNTLEALRHWLQHFLEDPRFERLMQRADPWSAGGQQHHFPADAVAVPLDQPLFHLALKADWQAAQASGSYRISTRGMSLEQVGFIHCSWKEQVKATFERFYTDAGEVLLLEIDPATVNAPLRADAIPSGELFPHLYGQLPLKAVRSVSTMNNGQIPINA